In Verrucomicrobiota bacterium, the DNA window TATCGTAGCACACCATAGTGGAACACCAGTTGGTAGTGGTGCTATTTTTGATGCTTATCATCGCAGTCGTGGTATGGAAAACGGCTTAGCCTATCACTTTGTAATTGGCAATGGATCTGATTCGGGCGATGGGCAGATAGAGATTTCAGAAAGATGGCGAAAACAAATACATGGAGGACATGTGAAATCAAATTGGTACAACCAAAACTCAATTGGTATTTGTCTAGTCGGTAACTTCCAAAAAAAGAAGCCTTCACGCAATCAAGTGGCATCTTTTATTGAGCTCACGAATTATTTACGCAGCGATCTACTTGGCGGTAAACCGAAGTTAATGTTGCACCGAGAAATTAAAAACGAGCGGACTATTTGTCCGGGCAAATACTTCCCAGCGCAGGCGATGCACAAGCTATTTGGATAAGATCTCTCCAAAAGAGCTAAATTTAGCTGCTCAAGACGCAATGATAACGACGGCTCAAAGGCACCCAGCGTGAGCTGATAAGCTTGCCGTTGCAGGTGATTCTTACGCCACCTTGCTTAATAGAATTGTCGATGGAATTGTAGCACCGAAAAGCTGACCCGCTGTGATGACTCACAGAGATTTCTCTCCATGCATCTGAATATCTGCCTCCATGACGTTCGATAACCCATACCTTCTGTTTGCTTTTAGAATGAGTTCTAGGCTTTATGGCTTGTTTGAAGATATTTTCTGTAATGAATTTGATCATGATGTTTCCAGGTATTGTCTTCGACCTAGAAACAGAAAAGCTTACGAATTAGCTTAAATTTGAGCTTATAATTTTGATAGCTATTGAATGGAATCTAATGACCTTCATAAACTGAATTATTCTGATTTGCTAAGGGCGGCAGGTGGCGTTTGCTGAGTGATATGTATGCTGCGTATGATGCTAACAGCCTTTTGTAAAAAACTGTCTCGCAGAGTTAGATTATTATCTCTAAGAGAGTTTGGCTTTTTTAGTGCAGAATTTTTATCGGGTTGCTCAAACCAGTTGCGTCTAGGAAACGGTGTGATTTCTGAAATTGTGTTCGATACTTTACTCTCGATAGCCAGTTCCCAGGCTTCAGTAGTTTGCTCATTCTCTGGCAAAGGGATATCTGGAATAATAGGTTTACCCAGTAGATCAGTTTGATCTGGTAAAATCGCAGTTGCTTTAGCTAGTCGAGCATAGCGGCCTGAAGGCAGTTTTTTAGATGAGGTGAATAGTCCAGCTTCTCCAGAGGTTTCAGTGCCAAGGAGAATGGCATTTAGTTGTTTCTTGAGATAGGAGGCAATAAGTTCTCCGGCTCCGCGGGTGTCCTTATTTATTACGATGAGTATGGGGAACTTGGCCGGAATATTAAGAGGTTGGCTGCTTGAATCAAACTCACTTAGTGTTGAGCTAGAGTCTTGGACAGAAAATAGTGGAGTGTTAGGTGATACAAATAAGCTTAGGAATTTTGCTGATAAACTGAAATCAGTTTGCTCGTAAAAAAAACGTAGATCTAGAATGAGTCCAACTATTGCTTTCTCGTGCCATTCTGGCCACAGAGATGTCAGGTCGTTAATATCCTGTTCACGAACACTGGTTAGTCGTAGGTAGGCAATATTATGCGCAAGTAGCTCCAATACATTATGCTCGTCTGCGGAATAAATTTGAAGAGGTGCAAAAGTGACTTTGATTTTATCAGGCGCGTTTTGGATATAGCTAGAAACATTTTCAGGTTTGAGGGGCTGAGAAAGGAGTGAGGCGCTATCAATATAATCTGTACGCAATAGGTTGAGAAGAATGTTTGTGTCCTTTGGTGTTAGTGATAGCAAAGGCTGCTGCTTTTCCATTTCATTTAAGGGCCTATTTTCCTGCTGATCCTTTTTATCAGAGTCTCCAAGAGTATTGATTTGTGTTAGTTTTTCGGAAATATCTTGGCTTGCGATAGGAGTTTGCTCCTTTTCGGTGAAATTTGTGGTTAAGAGGAAAAAGTAAACGATGGAACCGCCCATGAGAAAAGCGGCAGCTAGAGCACTAAGGAAAAGGGGGGTTGAGATTTGTGGTAAAGATTTTTTGTTACTCATGATGTTAGACTTTAGGTCTATAGAATCTAGTGGGGTGTCATGCTATCAATAGCCTTTTGTCCAATGTCGTTACGGTATTGGCGGCCATCAAATTGTATTGTTTTGTTAAGTTTATATGCTTTTTCGCGAGCTGACATGAAATCCTGGCCTAAAGCAGTGCAAGCCAAAACCCTACCCCCTGCGGTCACGACTTGATCGTTTTCTTTCTTTGTGCCTGCATGAAAGATGATTTCTTCATTGGATTGATTGGTCTCGAGTCCCGTGATGGAGTCGCCTGTTCTAGGCTGTTCAGGGTATCCCTGTGATGCAGAAACAATAGTTACTGCAGAGTCATTCTTGATTTTGATCTTATACTTATCAAGTGTCTCATCAATAACTGCTAAGATGAGGTCTAAAAGAGGTGTTTCAAGAAGGGGCAAGAGAACCTGTGTTTCAGGGTCTCCAAAACGACAATTAAATTCGAGGACTTTAGGCTTACTATCTTCAATCATAAGCCCACCGTAGAGGACACCTTTGTAATCGATGCCGTCTTTTTGGAATTGAGCTAGGAGAGGCTTGAAGATGGTTTCTTTGATAGTGTTGAGGATTTCTGGTGTAACAAGAGGTGCTGGAGCATAAGCTCCCATACCCCCTGTATTAGGGCCTTGGTCGTGATCGAAGATACGTTTATGGTCCTGAGATGTAGGAAGGAGTTGATAGGTTTGTCCATCTGTAAAAGCATGAATAGAAGCTTCTTGCCCAGTGAGGAATTCTTCAATAACCACTTTACTGCCAGCGTCACTAAAGCTTTTATCGTCCATAATTTGTTGGATGGCAGCGAGAGCTTGGTCTAGGTCTTGTGAAATAATAACCCCTTTACCAGAAGCTAAGCCATCAGCTTTGACCACTATTGGAAATTCCTCTTTATCCAAGGATTGGAGATATTCTCTAGCAGCGTTACTATCTGTAAAAGTGTGGCTTGTGGCGGTAGGTATATCTGCCCGAGTAAGTAATTCTTTGGTGAAATGCTTACTGCCTTCGAGCTGCGCGGCTTTTTTATTGGGGCCAAAAACTTTTAGGCCAAGATTTTGTAGTTCATCAACCAAGCCAGCACATAGGGGAGCTTCCGGACCTACAACCGTTAGATCTGGCTTGTTAACGTTCGCCCATGCGGTGAGGTTAACCACATCTGTGTTTTTGATGGGAATATTTTCTCCAATGCATGCTGTTCCTGCGTTTCCCTGGGCAAAAAATAACTGAGTCACACGAGGATCCTGTGCTAATTTCCAACCCAGGGCGTGCTCTCTTCCTCCACTTCCAACAATAAGAACCTTCATATTAATCACAAGAACATGCCTGAGTAGGTAGTAAATGTAAATGGGTGATTTCTGCAAGGAGTATATTGATTTTGGCAGGAGGCGGTGAAATAAATCAGATTATGGTGTAGGAAAAATAAAGACAGTTGGTTCAGCAGGTAGTTTTTGGCTAGAAAGGGCTAATGCATTGCTCTCTAGATGGATAGTTTTATGATTTTCTAACCCACTCTCATCTAGGTTTCTCATTTCATAAGCTCCTGACTTCGGGGTTTTATAAAGAATAGGGATAATTACCTTGGCTTTTAATTCCTCAGCAATGTCCCACCAGTGTTTAGGTGTTAGAGCCTTATTGCCGATTGGTAAGAAAAGCACATCCGTGCGGCCTATTTTGCGCCGAAGAGTAGCGTTAATTCGATGGCCGAGAGCGCCTAATGCACAATAGCGAACCTGATCTATGCTAAAAGTGAAGATAGTATTGAGGCCCACGCCTTGTTCTAATTGAGAGTCTCGAAAGGATGAGATTCCCTTAAAAAGGATACCATTAGACTGATTTGTTCCAATAGCAGTGAGACTCATAAAAATTTGAGGGTCTCCAATTAAGCGGTGCCAATCAGATCGGTCCGGAGTGTTCGCAGTTACTAATACAATGTCAGCTGATAAATTATTGGGAAAAGTGTAGTTTACTTTTTTATAATCGAACGGATCGATAGCTACGCGTATATCGGTGCTTGTAATGAGATAGAGAAACCCATGTCCTAGCCAGCTAATTTTAGTCCGAGGCCTTGGATCATCTTGGGAGTTCTTTTTTGCATCGTTAGCTTGATTATTTTCTTTGGCATCACTGCTTGAAATGGCCTCCGAATGGTTTTGGTGTGTTCCTCTTGCTTGATCTAGAGCATATGAAGGAGCGTTGAAAGTAGCTAAGAGAAGCAAGCAATAAAGTAGGGGCTTCCGTAAAGCAAACATATAACCATTATTCAATAGTGGGATATCTATTGTGTTCAAGAGTTAATTTATGCACCTATTCCAGGTTTTTGAACCATAACCCAGGATAGAAATCTATATTTCTACTATCAGAAAATTGAAAGACCTTTTAAGATAAGATTTATGAATTCTGAAAGATCGGAAACAGTCGGAGATTTTATTCAAGCTGCAAGTGCTCAGTGGGAGTTTGGCGAAAAAACAGCGGAGTATTTTGATCAGCATGTACAGCGTTCTGTTCCGTTTTATCACGAATGTCATGAATTAGCGCTTCGGCTGTCTGATTACTTTGTCATGGAGCAATCTGTGGTCTATGATTTAGGTGCTGCAACTGGTGTGTTGCCCGAAAAACTGGCCAGACGACATGAGGCTAAAGATTGTCAAATCATTGGAGTGGATGCTGAAGAGGCCATGGTTAAAAGAGCTCAAGCTCGATGTGCAGATTACAAGCGTATAGAAATACGCCATGGCAATGTGATGGATTTGGAATGGCAGCCAACTGATTTCGTAACTTGTTTTTATACACTACAATTTATTCGACCTAAAGTCAGACAGCATTTGGTCAACCTGATCTACCAAAACCTCAACTGGGGCGGCGCATTTTTATTGTTTGAAAAGGTAAGAGGTCCAGACGCACGTTTTCAAGATATGATGAACGCTTTGTATACAGACTATAAACTAGCTAATGGTTATTCTGGTGATGAGATCGTGCAGAAAACAAGGAGCTTAAAAGGAGTTCTAGAGCCTTTCTCTACCCAAGGTAACTTAGATTTGTTTAAAAGAGCAGGCTTTGTGGATGTTATGACGGTCTACAAATATGTCTGCTTCGAAGGTTTTTTAGCTATTAAATGAATGATTGTAAGCTTATACAGGTCATTGTAAGTTGTTTTTAAGATGATCTACCATGTCGGAATATAAAGCACGTTACTGGCTCAATTTTGATGAGCAGCATTGTGGAAAGCCTTTAGTCTACGAGCTCTCTAAGCGATTTGACATAGTATTTATCATACGTCAAGCGTCCGTGAATCACGAAGTAGGAGTGATCGGGATGGAGCTTGCAGGTGCTAGGGAAGTTATCAAACAGGCTGTCGTCTGGCTAGAGAAGCAAGGGGTTAAAGTTGAGCCCGTAGAAATTCAGACCATTGAGGGGTAGATTGATAAGGGGCCTTATAAAATTAGCATGGCGTCGCCATAAGAATAAAATCTGTATTTTTTATCGATAGCTTCTTGATAAGCCTTTTTTTGTAAATCATGACCCATAAATGCTGCTATGAGCATGATTAATGTCGATCCAGGTAAATGAAAATTGGTGATCAGGCTATCAACTCGTTTAAAAGAGTAGGGCGGGTGGATAAAAATATTTGTGTCACCTGGACCTGAATTTAGCTTGGGATTGCTTTCTAGAACACGTGCGCTGGTTGTGCCTACCGCTATTACTCTTTCAGCAAGTTTTACTTCTTCAGATAAACTTTCTGGAACCCAATATCTTTCACGGTGCATTTGGTGGTTCTTGATTTCTTTAGCTTTTACAGGTCGAAAAGTTCCTAGACCTACATGGAGTGTGATGAATTGATGATTAAATTGATTTAGAAGTTCTGAAGTAAAGTGTAGTCCAGCCGTTGGCGCTGCTACGGAACCTTCCTTTTGGGCATAAGTGGTTTGATAATCTGAAAAGTCTTCATTCTGGAAAGTATCTTCATCAGACGCCTCTCTGGCCTTTTGGATGTAGGGGGGGAGAGGGAGTTCACCGAATGTTTTTAAATCTGGCTTTTGATAAAACCTCATCACTCTTGAGCCATCTTCTAGTGTGCGCAGAATTTCAAATTCTGGTCCTTTGAGATCGGTTCCTCTTTTTTCTAAACGATATTTATTACCTGGTAATAACTTTCTTGCGGGTTTGCCTATAGCTAACCAGTGGTTAGGAGAAGTTTCTTCTAACAGAAGTAATTCGATTTTTCCTTTTTCAGCAAATAGTCGAGCAGGAATTACTTTGCTGTTGTTAAGGATTAAAAGATCTCGAGGCGTGATCCATTCGCTCAGTTGGTGAAAGCTGCTGTGGAAAATCTGCCTCGTTTTTCGTTCTATGACCATGAGTTTAGAACGGTCTCTGGGGTAAGTAGGCTTTCGAGCAATAAGTTTAGAAGGTAGTTCAAAATGAAAATCGTTGGTCTGCATGGATATGTAAAGGATATTATTTAAGTGCTTCCGCCCTGATAGGTTGCATCTAAAATCAAAGCCAATGACTTTATAAAGCAATTATTTACATTGCTTTGTTTTGACAAAATTATGGGAAGTCATTACCATAAGAAGCTATGATAAAACTTAGATCCCGTAAAGGTTTTACGCTTGTCGAGCTGCTTGTGGTTATGACGATTATTGCTCTTATTATTGGCTTAGCTGTGCCAGGACTAGCAGCAGCGAGAAAGGTTGCATCTAGAATCAGTGACACTAATAATGCGAGAAATTTAGTATTAGCACTTAATCTAGCGGCTCAAGATTCTAATGGATTGTATCCTACTGGGGCATCCTCCACTGAGGTTTTCGAAGAACTTGTTCATAATCGATACATTGATGATGAAAGGGTCTTTGCAGGGACCAATACACCCAATCCTCCAAAAATCGATCCAGGTAATCTGCCAGCTTTTACCTTGGACCCAAGAAATGTGGCATGGGCTTATGTAGATAACCTCACTACAAATTCACCAAGTCGTTGTCCGTTGGTTTTAACTAAAGGCGTCAAAGCCTTCACTAATCTGGGTGTTGTCAGCCCTGAGTTGCCTGCTATGGCTAGCGCGGATTCCCCGTGGGGGCCAGACGGGGTCGTTGTGGGAACAGTTGGAGGGAGTGCAGAATTTATAAAGGCTAACCCGAATGGGACAGTAGACCTTGGGATTACAGGGGCAGAAAACCCTGTTTTATCACCTAGCTATTGATAAAACCCTTCATAATTTCTTATCCTTTTCTAGCGTTGGTGGCCAAAGAGTTTCAAAATTAGTTTAGCAGTGGCTCTAGACGCTTTGTGAAATACGGTGCAACAGATATGCTCCGATGATGAGGATTACTAGACCAACTAGTATAGCTATTAACAATATAGCCTGTTTGTTGTTCGAGACGCTATCTTCAATTTGGGTAACCGTAGGTGGGGCGGCAGCATTAAAGGGTTTTGAAGAAAGTCTGCGTTTTGCGTCTTCAAGTTGCGCTATAAACTCATCGTAACTCTGGAAACGGTCATCGCGATGGCGAGCCATGCATTTGGTGATGGCATAGACAGTTTGTTCACTTACATTGGGGGCATATGTGGCTAGAGGCAGGGGAGTATTATGTAAATGCATGCTAGCTACGAGCTCAGCTGTATCAGCATCAAATGGAGGGCGCCCAGCTAAGGAATGATAGATAGTGACACCTAAGGAGTACATATCACTTCGGAAGTCTTCAGGTATACCTTCTAGCCTTTCAGGAGAGACGTAGTAGGGAGTTCCCCATATTTCACCGTCAATTTCATCGGCTGTCTCAGGCGTTAAAGCTAGTCCAAAATCCACTACCTTGGGGGTTCCATCGTTGGCAATCATCATATTGCCAGGTTTGATGTCACGGTGAATGAGTTGACCTTTTTGTAAGGCGAAATTTAAACCTGAAGCGATACCAATAGCAATGTCAATGGCTTCAATTTCAGACAATTTTTTTCGTCTAGAAATTTCGTCATCTAAGGTATTATCGCCTAAGCATTCCATGACTAAATAGTATTGCCCCTCGAATTGACCAAATGAATAAACTTGAACAATATTTGGATGGGCGAGGGATGAAGTAATCTCGACTTCGCGTAAAAAGGTTTCGATGAATTTTTTATTTTCCGACAGGGAAACTTTAAGAACTTTAATGGCAACAATGCGATTGAGATTTTCATCCGTTGCTTGAAAGACAGATCCCATACCTCCTTCACCAAGCTTGTGTTCAAGTCGAAAGTGGTCAAACTTGGAAAATACAGAAAATTGGTAACTGCAATAGGGGCATACCACACCCGTGCCTACGTCGAGACCTGAAACATCCACTTCCTTTAAACAACTTGGACAAAGGTTTAGAGCGGTATTAATGATGTTCAAGATAGTTTTCATGATATCATTGATAAAAGCTGCGGCAACACTTTAATAGAAAGAGATTTGAAGATTTATTACATAAAAGCCCAAGAACTTAAAAAAAAGAGAAGATTTGACCAGGCGTTGGCAGAGAAGTTAGAGATTTCACGAATGCGGGTGAAGCAACTTATTGAAAGTGGAAGTGTTCTTGTCGATGGCGAGGCTGTAGGAGCCCGAGTCAAGTTGGAAGGTAATGAAGAGATAGAAGTTTACATGCCAGACCCTAAGCCTATGGCTTTAAATCCTGTGGAGATGGATTTAAAAATTCTATACGAGGATAATGACTTTTTAGCACTAAATAAGAATGCTGGTGTTACGGTTCACCCTGGTGCAGGAGTTCGAGATGCGACTTTAGTTGCGGGGCTTTTACACCATTGTCAAGGGGAGTTATCTGGCATTGGAGGGGTTGAGCGTCCAGGTATAGTGCATCGATTAGATAGGGATACAAGTGGTATACTTATTGTAGCTAAGAATGATCAGGCGCATCTTGGATTATCTGAACAATTTCAATCGCGTACTATCCAAAAATTCTACCAAGCCTTTGTTCTGAAAAAACCTCCGAATGAGAAGGGCACTTGGGATGGTTCAATTGGTCGGCACCCGGTTCAAAGGCATAAAATGTCCGTTTTAAAGAATGGGAGACATGCGAGAACAGATTATTGTATTATAGAGGAACTTTGCCGTGTGAGTCATGAAAAAAGTCAACAATCAGCAAGGTGGGCGACTTTCATAGAGCTACAAATTCATACTGGAAGGACACATCAGATTCGTGTTCATAGTGCTCACGCCGGTTGCCCGGTGATTGGGGATAGAACGTATGGAGGAAACGTGAAATGGCCTTCGGAACTAGGTGTTCAACGGCAGCTCTTACACGCTTCTCGTTTACACTTGAGGCATCCTAGGACAAAGGAAGAGTTGCAATTTGTTGCTCCGTTACCTGAGGATTTTTGTTCCTTTTATGAGGCTGTTAGTGGTAAAAAGTTTGTGTATAAATGATGTCGCTATGAGC includes these proteins:
- a CDS encoding S41 family peptidase, yielding MSNKKSLPQISTPLFLSALAAAFLMGGSIVYFFLLTTNFTEKEQTPIASQDISEKLTQINTLGDSDKKDQQENRPLNEMEKQQPLLSLTPKDTNILLNLLRTDYIDSASLLSQPLKPENVSSYIQNAPDKIKVTFAPLQIYSADEHNVLELLAHNIAYLRLTSVREQDINDLTSLWPEWHEKAIVGLILDLRFFYEQTDFSLSAKFLSLFVSPNTPLFSVQDSSSTLSEFDSSSQPLNIPAKFPILIVINKDTRGAGELIASYLKKQLNAILLGTETSGEAGLFTSSKKLPSGRYARLAKATAILPDQTDLLGKPIIPDIPLPENEQTTEAWELAIESKVSNTISEITPFPRRNWFEQPDKNSALKKPNSLRDNNLTLRDSFLQKAVSIIRSIHITQQTPPAALSKSE
- the purD gene encoding phosphoribosylamine--glycine ligase gives rise to the protein MKVLIVGSGGREHALGWKLAQDPRVTQLFFAQGNAGTACIGENIPIKNTDVVNLTAWANVNKPDLTVVGPEAPLCAGLVDELQNLGLKVFGPNKKAAQLEGSKHFTKELLTRADIPTATSHTFTDSNAAREYLQSLDKEEFPIVVKADGLASGKGVIISQDLDQALAAIQQIMDDKSFSDAGSKVVIEEFLTGQEASIHAFTDGQTYQLLPTSQDHKRIFDHDQGPNTGGMGAYAPAPLVTPEILNTIKETIFKPLLAQFQKDGIDYKGVLYGGLMIEDSKPKVLEFNCRFGDPETQVLLPLLETPLLDLILAVIDETLDKYKIKIKNDSAVTIVSASQGYPEQPRTGDSITGLETNQSNEEIIFHAGTKKENDQVVTAGGRVLACTALGQDFMSAREKAYKLNKTIQFDGRQYRNDIGQKAIDSMTPH
- a CDS encoding MBL fold metallo-hydrolase — encoded protein: MFALRKPLLYCLLLLATFNAPSYALDQARGTHQNHSEAISSSDAKENNQANDAKKNSQDDPRPRTKISWLGHGFLYLITSTDIRVAIDPFDYKKVNYTFPNNLSADIVLVTANTPDRSDWHRLIGDPQIFMSLTAIGTNQSNGILFKGISSFRDSQLEQGVGLNTIFTFSIDQVRYCALGALGHRINATLRRKIGRTDVLFLPIGNKALTPKHWWDIAEELKAKVIIPILYKTPKSGAYEMRNLDESGLENHKTIHLESNALALSSQKLPAEPTVFIFPTP
- a CDS encoding methyltransferase domain-containing protein; this translates as MNSERSETVGDFIQAASAQWEFGEKTAEYFDQHVQRSVPFYHECHELALRLSDYFVMEQSVVYDLGAATGVLPEKLARRHEAKDCQIIGVDAEEAMVKRAQARCADYKRIEIRHGNVMDLEWQPTDFVTCFYTLQFIRPKVRQHLVNLIYQNLNWGGAFLLFEKVRGPDARFQDMMNALYTDYKLANGYSGDEIVQKTRSLKGVLEPFSTQGNLDLFKRAGFVDVMTVYKYVCFEGFLAIK
- a CDS encoding NIL domain-containing protein translates to MSEYKARYWLNFDEQHCGKPLVYELSKRFDIVFIIRQASVNHEVGVIGMELAGAREVIKQAVVWLEKQGVKVEPVEIQTIEG
- the queA gene encoding tRNA preQ1(34) S-adenosylmethionine ribosyltransferase-isomerase QueA, with the protein product MQTNDFHFELPSKLIARKPTYPRDRSKLMVIERKTRQIFHSSFHQLSEWITPRDLLILNNSKVIPARLFAEKGKIELLLLEETSPNHWLAIGKPARKLLPGNKYRLEKRGTDLKGPEFEILRTLEDGSRVMRFYQKPDLKTFGELPLPPYIQKAREASDEDTFQNEDFSDYQTTYAQKEGSVAAPTAGLHFTSELLNQFNHQFITLHVGLGTFRPVKAKEIKNHQMHRERYWVPESLSEEVKLAERVIAVGTTSARVLESNPKLNSGPGDTNIFIHPPYSFKRVDSLITNFHLPGSTLIMLIAAFMGHDLQKKAYQEAIDKKYRFYSYGDAMLIL
- a CDS encoding type II secretion system protein — protein: MIKLRSRKGFTLVELLVVMTIIALIIGLAVPGLAAARKVASRISDTNNARNLVLALNLAAQDSNGLYPTGASSTEVFEELVHNRYIDDERVFAGTNTPNPPKIDPGNLPAFTLDPRNVAWAYVDNLTTNSPSRCPLVLTKGVKAFTNLGVVSPELPAMASADSPWGPDGVVVGTVGGSAEFIKANPNGTVDLGITGAENPVLSPSY
- a CDS encoding serine/threonine-protein kinase, which gives rise to MKTILNIINTALNLCPSCLKEVDVSGLDVGTGVVCPYCSYQFSVFSKFDHFRLEHKLGEGGMGSVFQATDENLNRIVAIKVLKVSLSENKKFIETFLREVEITSSLAHPNIVQVYSFGQFEGQYYLVMECLGDNTLDDEISRRKKLSEIEAIDIAIGIASGLNFALQKGQLIHRDIKPGNMMIANDGTPKVVDFGLALTPETADEIDGEIWGTPYYVSPERLEGIPEDFRSDMYSLGVTIYHSLAGRPPFDADTAELVASMHLHNTPLPLATYAPNVSEQTVYAITKCMARHRDDRFQSYDEFIAQLEDAKRRLSSKPFNAAAPPTVTQIEDSVSNNKQAILLIAILVGLVILIIGAYLLHRISQSV
- a CDS encoding RluA family pseudouridine synthase, whose amino-acid sequence is MKIYYIKAQELKKKRRFDQALAEKLEISRMRVKQLIESGSVLVDGEAVGARVKLEGNEEIEVYMPDPKPMALNPVEMDLKILYEDNDFLALNKNAGVTVHPGAGVRDATLVAGLLHHCQGELSGIGGVERPGIVHRLDRDTSGILIVAKNDQAHLGLSEQFQSRTIQKFYQAFVLKKPPNEKGTWDGSIGRHPVQRHKMSVLKNGRHARTDYCIIEELCRVSHEKSQQSARWATFIELQIHTGRTHQIRVHSAHAGCPVIGDRTYGGNVKWPSELGVQRQLLHASRLHLRHPRTKEELQFVAPLPEDFCSFYEAVSGKKFVYK